The Cyclobacterium amurskyense genome contains the following window.
AAAGAAACTTCAGGAAAATATACAACAGCTCTCCTGCGAATTACATAAAAGAGAAGAAATTAGAACGAGGGAAAAAACTACTCAATCATTCTCAAAAATCAATAGGTGAAATTTGCTACGAATGTGGCTACGCTGATCCCTCCAGTTTTGCGAGATCGTTCAAAAATAGGTTTGGTATTTCTCCTTTAGATTTCAGGTTGAGCCAAAATGAACATTAATTGAGCCCTTGTGTAGGACGCTTGTCCCAAACCCTTTGGAACTTTGCAGAAACATCAATTTTTAAACACAAGAAGAATGAGTAAGACGAAAAGTTTTTGGGACAATGCATCAAAAAATTACGATAAAACAGAAGAACGGTTTGAGTACATCCATCAAAAGTCAAGGGAGAACACTAAAAAACATATAGAAAGCGCTAATGTAGTATTGGATTATGGTTGTGGAACGGGCACAACAGCTTGCGAGATTGCCAATGACGTTAAAGAGATTTATGCCATCGATATATCATCGAAAATGATTGAAATTTCCAAAGGAAAAGCAGCTGAAAAAAACATCAAAAATGTGACATTCGCTCAAGGGGATATTTTCGATGAAAACCTGAGAAAAGAGTCTTTTGATAGAATATTAGCATTTAATATGCTACATACTATCCCTAATCCTGAAAAGGTGACGAAAAGAATAAACGAATTACTAAAACCTGATGGATTATTTATTTCTGTGACACCCAGTCTAGGAGACAAGATGTCATTTTTAGTAGGCTTGCAGATTCGACTTGTACAGGTACTTTGTAAAATTGGAATAATCCCCA
Protein-coding sequences here:
- a CDS encoding class I SAM-dependent methyltransferase translates to MSKTKSFWDNASKNYDKTEERFEYIHQKSRENTKKHIESANVVLDYGCGTGTTACEIANDVKEIYAIDISSKMIEISKGKAAEKNIKNVTFAQGDIFDENLRKESFDRILAFNMLHTIPNPEKVTKRINELLKPDGLFISVTPSLGDKMSFLVGLQIRLVQVLCKIGIIPIPIRILKSTDLDTLIAKGNFQTVDSEKIYKDASNYFIVAKKKTEM